One window of the Colletotrichum lupini chromosome 9, complete sequence genome contains the following:
- a CDS encoding thioesterase superfamily protein: MAPKLPPLRFVRSVFKSFTKDSGLEPRLLGNNFRVTGASVGKVDFELAIQKEHTNRLSTIHGGTLASLVDLGGSLAVASKGRFMTGVSTDINVTYLNPGGKPGDIMTGTATCDKMGRTLAYTTVTFFNNKGELAARGSHTKYIAKTWGSEDFVAPDEYVAEEEK; the protein is encoded by the exons ATGGCCCCGAAGCTGCCTCCGTTGCGTTTCGTGCGCTCA GTCTTCAAGTCCTTCACGAAGGACTCTGGGCTTGAGCCGAG GCTCCTTGGTAACAAC TTTCGAGTGACTGGCGCATCAGTTGGCAAAGTTGATTTCGAGTTGGCAATCCAAAAGGAGCACACG AATCGCCTTTCTACGATTCATGGCGGAACTCTTGCTAGTCTTGTTGACCTCGGTGGCTCTCTTGCCGTCGCTTCCAAGGGTCGATTCATGACCGGTGTCTCAACTGACATCAATG TCACGTATCTCAACCCTGGAGGCAAGCCTGGCGACATCATGACGGGCACCGCCACCTGTGATAAGA TGGGCAGAACGCTTGCATATACGACAGTCACATTCTTCAACAATAAGGGCGAATTGGCTGCAAGAGGAAGCCATACCAA GTACATTGCTAAGACCTGGGGGTCAGAGGACTTCGTTGCACCTGACGAGTATGTTGCTGAAGAAGAGAAATAA
- a CDS encoding transcription factor tfb2 produces MSVSSGQSLQLADYLEKLPGTTFRKLYLQPSTAFAIFRRMIPPLAKTIVMAILYMPQPMLLEDLDVWVKPDSRRQKDQAISTLRSLHILQITPPSKERPQEMQLTTNFKNSLRLALEGGGSHNSFGVPSSLPIPPEITVPFLDRYARRKWEDILHYIVNTVNPGGADVSGPKASVKDLLAAGALVRRANGAVGITQAGFTFLLQEANAQVWTLLLLWLEATEHASAVTGMESTDALSFLFLLASLELGRAYDTQALTEPRRNMLPSLLDFGLIYIPQHKTQQYFPTRLATTLTSSSSALRSAGAGFSAALAAATGPRPSNGLTPGGSEENKGGSIIVETNYRIYAYGQTPLQIAVLSLFCKLKLRFSDMVSGRLTRNSIRNAVERGITADQIISYLAAHAHEQMHRMAAVRNRPVLPPTVVDQIRLWQLETERMTTTSGFLFRDFDSPREYEDIAGYAAEIGVLTWRNDKLGMFFASKHEQIRDYLKLRKKAED; encoded by the exons ATGTCGGTCAGCTCGGGTCAATCGCTCCAGCTGGCCGACTACCTGGAGAAGCTGCCCGGCACGACCTTTAGGAAGCTGTACCTGCAACCCTCTACGGCCTTTGCCATCTTCCGCAGGATGATTCCGCCGCTGG CGAAAACCATCGTCATGGCTATCCTATACATGCCGCAGCCTATGCTGCTAGAGGACCTCGATGTTTGGGTCAAGCCAGACTCAAGAAG GCAAAAAGACCAGGCAATCTCGACCCTTCGCAGCCTGCACATCCTCCAAATCACACCTCCCTCCAAAGAACGGCCACAAGAGATGCAGCTCACGACAAACTTCAAAAACTCGCTACGGCTCGCACTCGAAGGCGGCGGATCCCACAACTCCTTCGGCGTGCCCTCCTCCCTCCCTATCCCGCCCGAAATCACCGTTCCGTTCCTCGATCGCTACGCCCGTCGCAAGTGGGAGGACATCCTCCACTACATTGTCAACACCGTGAACCCCGGCGGCGCCGACGTCAGCGGACCTAAGGCGTCTGTTAAGGATCTGCTCGCCGCCGGCGCGCTCGTACGTCGCGCCAACGGTGCCGTCGGCATCACACAGGCCGGCTTCACCTTCCTCCTTCAAGAGGCCAACGCCCAGGTCTGGACCCTCCTACTGCTCTGGCTTGAAGCCACTGAGCACGCTTCCGCCGTTACGGGAATGGAGAGCACCGACGCTCTCAGCTTCCTATTCCTCCTCGCGAGTCTCGAGCTCGGCAGAGCCTACGACACCCAGGCCCTCACGGAACCACGGCGCAACATGCTTCCCAGTCTACTCGACTTTGGCCTCATCTACATCCCCCAACACAAAACCCAACAATACTTCCCAACCCGCTTGGCTACGACACTTACGAGCAGCTCCAGCGCCCTTCGCAGCGCAGGGGCAGGCTTCTCCGCGGCTCTCGCTGCGGCCACTGGTCCACGGCCCTCTAACGGCCTGACCCCCGGCGGAAGCGAGGAGAACAAGGGCGGCAGCATCATCGTCGAGACGAACTACCGCATCTACGCCTACGGCCAGACACCGCTCCAAATCGCCGTCCTCTCACTCTTCTGCAAGCTCAAGTTGCGTTTCTCCGACATGGTATCGGGCCGCCTCACTCGTAACTCGATTCGCAACGCCGTCGAGCGCGGCATCACAGCCGACCAGATCATCTCGTACCTCGCAGCCCACGCTCACGAACAGATGCACCGCATGGCCGCGGTACGGAACCGGCCCGTCCTGCCACCCACCGTCGTCGACCAAATCCGGCTGTGGCAGCTCGAGACAGAACGCATGACGACCACGAGCGGCTTCTTGTTCCGTGATTTCGACAGTCCTAGGGAGTACGAGGACATTGCGGGCTACGCGGCAGAGATTGGCGTATTGACATGGCGCAACGATAAGCTTGGCATGTTCTTTGCTAGCAAACACGAGCAAATTAGGGACTACCTCAAGTTGAGAAAGAAGGCCGAGGATTAG
- a CDS encoding ABC transporter, which produces MSSRCLNDDSLGPSVQGCRGDFDFTLRFERIFLAIIPAAVFIALSLPRVAYLARKPRIVGAKTFQTVKLAIITVFATLQFAILILQTTSSGSRIDGFAASASALGFLAALFMVGLSYAEHSRAPRPSLLLTGYVFLQILFDIAQTRTSWLVARTFSTQLFARLFTASLVIKLAILIIEAQRKSRWIRWTAEEHSPEETSGLFSLGVYWWLNRLFLHGYRNVLKIGDLYALDRGMIAETMQISLAQELEKGKNRGKNHGLAKDLAKALAVPLLLPVAPRIALIGFSFSQPFFIQTLLEYLQDDNASNNMSYGLIGAAVLIYTGIAVSTALYYYFQQRALYMSRGCLSAIIYKKTTEAALTDTGDAAAVTLMSTDTERIVRGFYSLHEIWANVIEIALGCWLLQGQLGTAFVAPLIVILVCTGVTAAVAKFTGERQSRWMAQIQKRVGLTANVISNMKYLRISGITQPVAEFVQRMRVEEMRIGNQFRWLIIVTALAALAPSMLSPAITFVFAQERLDTTTIFTSFSFLVLLNSPLGQLFQSVPTIIAAFTCLNRIQKYIEGESRIDFRQSAHPSAFQERSSEESPFRDNSDDISLETVPDRKDSEFGSSRPAISLVDGSFGWTADKMVLQNITASIPAAQLTLVVGPVASGKSTLCKVLLGEVPFNTGLVSVPSRNAAIGYCEQNPFLSNGSIKDNIVGWSTFNQARYDEIIDACMLQTDLLLLPYGDDTKIGSNGIMLSGGQKQRVSLARALYLNSDLLIFDDILSGLDNDTASEVFRRVFGLDGIIRRRKSTAVLCTHAIKYLPLADHIIALGTDGTLAEEGTFADLMRDKKYVASLGVKATDSDTDSDFGSETSNKPTTGQPPKAKRAPAVADEMMEKSRQTGDVRVYAHYFRSLSLTSTVIFVLFSASYSVWNQFPTIWMKYWAEDTLHKSSGYYVGLFGLFKALQLVSLMVAGVALIIYMTTSSGTILHQQALKTVIHAPLTFFTTTDSGVITNLFSQDMTLIDNELPMALLNAVLAGFESIGMGAVVAVASPYMAVSYPLLIAFCWIIQKFYLRTSRQLRLLDLESKSPLYTHFLDTIKGVATIRAFGWAHKDIAHNQHMLDTSQRPAYLLAMIQQWLVVTMQLMVAGLAVVLVTLATQLRANSGFTGASLVTLMSWGETLSSLVRFYTQLETSIGAVSRIKTFSEKVSPEDLEGEDIEPPEEWPETGRIEIHGVSASYNNEQQATSDGATTPPHLALKDLNFSIQPGQKVALCGRTGSGKSSLILLLLRLLDPVSSSPKNIEMDGIPFHRIDRSTLRRRIISVPQDAVFLPDGSTIKANIDPFNAATDAECFSVLRAVQLGTFVEERGGLRESMSADSLSAGQKQLFSLGRAILRRRVKDAKFKRRGGGILLLDEVSSSVDHATDRLMQEIIKEEFRTYTIVMVSHRLDMVMDFFDAVIVMDQGRVMETGSPKELVETEGSRFGDNINTGGDRCGTRGQAKNEHLLFSILPQFRSKHSGANILCLPVQILPTSHIDEWASSVHFLTFIILSLRIDSTLGDDFQLNIRVDPEKPEFHHEIVEGSSAITAIAAHRSCYTKELVNALRTDNRRNLLTKIDVHVQGGVGRDHYGHMVKSLLGTMGPNTDSIKECYFKRTNVNIHLIRPNGEERIRLNPAETLATSTQWMENFSFIPESVDKRVHKVFIPGAVVISTEFEEKVFDYILKTAARERMKVCLGKVPSYGITEDQLKLINYLVVTEEELQIFPQCSQLEKMFERGVELVGLGVEHVIITKGHTKATYFWKGGSSAYLCDFKENHRKGNYNAIERRQGTHSRRHSQRVLLSIELETKGLWIQIFWDIIPWSEEIEAFS; this is translated from the exons ATGAGCTCGAGATGTCTCAACGACGACTCCCTCGGGCCTAGTGTTCAAGGCTGCCGCGGTGATTTTGATTTTACTCTTCGGTTCGAGAGGATATTCTTAGCCATCATCCCCGCAGCCGTTTTTATCGCTCTCTCACTTCCGCGCGTTGCCTACCTTGCTCGCAAACCGCGCATCGTTGGTGCCAAAACATTTCAAACCGTAAAATTG GCCATCATAACAGTATTTGCAACGCTGCAATTCGCAATTCTCATTCTACAGACAACTTCCAGTGGCTCGCGCATAGATGGGTTTGCCGCCTCGGCCTCAGCTCTCGGCTTCCTCGCCGCTCTTTTCATGGTCGGATTATCGTACGCCGAACACTCCAGAGCACCTAGGCCCTCGTTGCTTTTGACCGGCTACGTTTTTCTCCAGATTCTCTTTGACATTGCTCAAACGAGGACGTCATGGTTGGTAGCTAGGACTTTCTCAACACAACTGTTCGCAAGACTGTTCACGGCCTCGCTGGTGATAAAGCTTGCCATCCTCATCATCGAGGCCCAGAGGAAATCACGATGGATTCGCTGGACCGCCGAAGAACATAGCCCGGAGGAGACAAGCGGCTTGTTCAGTCTAGGCGTCTACTGGTGGCTCAATCGCCTCTTCCTCCACGGTTATCGCAACGTCCTAAAGATCGGCGACTTGTATGCTCTCGACCGTGGCATGATAGCCGAGACAATGCAAATCAGTCTCGCTCAAGAACTCGAGAAGGGCAAGAACCGCGGCAAAAATCACGGGCTCGCAAAAGACCTAGCCAAGGCGTTGGCTGTTCCTCTACTTTTGCCTGTCGCCCCACGGATCGCCCTCATCGGATTCAGCTTCAGCCAACCCTTCTTCATCCAAACTCTTCTCGAGTACCTGCAAGATGACAATGCGTCAAATAACATGAGCTACGGTCTTATCGGGGCTGCTGTTCTGATCTATACGGGGATCGCCGTCTCCACGGCTCTGTACTACTACTTTCAGCAGCGAGCCTTGTACATGTCTCGGGGCTGCCTATCAGCAATTATCTACAAGAAGACCACCGAAGCCGCGCTCACAGACACCGGGGATGCGGCGGCAGTGACTCTCATGAGTACTGACACCGAGCGTATCGTCCGTGGTTTCTACAGTCTGCACGAAATCTGGGCCAACGTTATCGAAATTGCACTTGGATGTTGGCTACTACAGGGCCAGCTCGGTACAGCCTTCGTCGCGCCTCTCATTGTCATTCTCGTGTGCACCGGCGTCACCGCTGCCGTAGCCAAGTTTACCGGTGAGCGCCAGTCTCGCTGGATGGCTCAGATTCAGAAGCGCGTTGGACTGACTGCCAATGTCATTTCCAACATGAAGTACTTACGCATCTCCGGCATCACGCAGCCTGTCGCAGAGTTTGTCCAGAGAATGCGCGTGGAGGAGATGCGCATCGGCAATCAATTCCGCTGGCTGATCATCGTCACGGCGCTTGCTGCATTGGCTCCGAGCATGCTATCTCCCGCAATTACGTTCGTCTTCGCGCAAGAACGTCTGGATACTACGACCATCTTCACATCCTTCTCATTCTTGGTCCTTCTCAACAGCCCATTAGGCCAGCTTTTCCAGTCTGTTCCGACCATCATCGCGGCGTTTACTTGTCTTAATCGGATTCAAAAGTACATTGAAGGAGAATCACGCATTGATTTCCGGCAATCTGCCCATCCTTCGGCATTCCAGGAGAGGTCGTCCGAGGAGAGCCCGTTTCGCGACAACTCGGATGACATTTCCCTGGAAACGGTCCCGGATCGGAAAGACTCCGAATTCGGCAGCTCAAGGCCAGCGATTTCTCTTGTTGATGGCAGTTTCGGCTGGACGGCGGATAAGATGGTGCTCCAGAATATCACGGCCTCTATCCCGGCCGCTCAGCTCACCCTCGTCGTTGGGCCTGTAGCATCAGGAAAGTCCACCCTGTGCAAGGTTCTCCTAGGTGAAGTGCCATTCAACACCGGCTTGGTCTCTGTGCCATCACGCAACGCTGCCATCGGGTACTGCGAGCAGAATCCGTTCTTGTCAAACGGTTCCATCAAAGACAACATTGTCGGATGGTCGACTTTCAACCAAGCCAGATATGACGAGATCATCGACGCATGTATGCTCCAGACGGACCTTCTGCTTCTCCCCTATGGTGACGATACGAAGATTGGAAGCAACGGGATCATGCTCAGCGGTGGACAGAAGCAGCGCGTGTCACTAGCGCGTGCACTGTACTTAAATAGCGATCTCCTGATTTTTGACGACATCCTAAGCGGGCTTGACAATGACACAGCGTCTGAAGTCTTTCGGAGGGTGTTTGGGCTCGATGGTATCATTCGCCGACGGAAGTCAACAGCAGTACTTTGTACACATGCCATCAAGTATCTGCCACTGGCAGACCACATCATCGCCTTGGGCACGGATGGAACTCTTGCCGAAGAAGGTACTTTCGCCGACCTGATGCGCGATAAGAAGTATGTTGCCAGTCTTGGGGTGAAGGCTACAGACTCTGATACCGATTCCGACTTCGGGTCTGAGACTTCCAATAAACCCACCACCGGTCAACCTCCGAAAGCGAAGCGTGCTCCGGCCGTTGCCGACGAGATGATGGAGAAGTCGAGACAGACGGGAGACGTGAGGGTCTATGCCCACTACTTCCGTAGTCTGAGCTTAACGTCAACCGTCATCTTCGTTCTCTTCTCCGCATCATACTCCGTGTGGAACCAATTTCCTACGATTTGGATGAAGTACTGGGCCGAAGATACCCTTCACAAGAGCAGTGGATACTATGTCGGATTGTTCGGCCTCTTCAAGGCGTTGCAGCTCGTTTCTCTCATGGTGGCAGGTGTTGCCTTGATCATCTACATGACCACTTCCTCCGGCACCATTCTACATCAGCAAGCGTTGAAGACTGTCATCCACGCGCCTCTCACATTCTTCACCACAACAGACTCTGGCGTCATCACAAATCTCTTCTCCCAGGACATGACACTCATCGACAACGAGCTACCGATGGCGCTGCTTAATGCTGTGCTGGCCGGATTCGAGTCAATAGGTATGGGTGCTGTAGTCGCCGTTGCATCCCCCTACATGGCTGTTAGCTATCCCTTGTTGATTGCTTTCTGCTGGATCATCCAAAAGTTCTACCTTCGGACTTCTCGCCAGCTACGACTCCTGGATCTCGAGTCCAAAAGCCCATTGTA CACGCATTTCCTTGACACCATAAAGGGCGTCGCCACGATACGTGCCTTTGGCTGGGCACACAAGGACATTGCTCACAACCAGCACATGTTGGATACCTCGCAACGACCGGCATATTTACTCGCCATGATCCAGCAATGGCTCGTCGTTACGATGCAACTCATGGTGGCCGGTTTGGCCGTCGTTCTTGTGACCCTTGCCACCCAGCTCCGGGCCAACTCGGGCTTCACTGGCGCCTCTCTAGTCACTCTGATGTCGTGGGGCGAAACCCTTTCATCACTCGTCCGGTTCTACACCCAGCTCGAGACTTCGATCGGTGCCGTTTCTCGTATCAAGACCTTTTCCGAGAAGGTTAGCCCTGAAGACCTGGAAGGTGAGGATATCGAGCCGCCTGAAGAGTGGCCCGAGACTGGGCGCATCGAGATCCACGGCGTTTCTGCCTCATACAA CAACGAACAGCAAGCAACATCGGATGGTGCGACAACTCCTCCGCATCTCGCATTGAAAGACCTCAATTTCTCCATCCAACCTGGCCAGAAGGTTGCACTATGTGGCAGAACGGGAAG TGGCAAATCATCTCTgattcttcttctcctccggCTTCTGGACCCGGTATCGTCCTCTCCAAAGAACATCGAGATGGACGGCATTCCCTTCCACCGCATCGACCGCTCAACTCTCCGCCGCCGCATCATCTCCGTGCCCCAAGATGCCGTGTTCCTCCCCGATGGCAGCACCATAAAGGCAAACATCGACCCTTTCAACGCAGCCACAGACGCCGAGTGCTTCTCAGTCCTCCGCGCTGTGCAACTCGGCACCTTTGTCGAAGAGCGCGGTGGCCTGCGCGAGTCGATGAGCGCAGACAGCCTCAGCGCGGGACAGAAGCAGCTCTTCAGCCTTGGGCGAGCGATCCTGCGACGCCGGGTCAAAGACGCCAAGTTCAAGCGGCGCGGCGGCGGGATCTTGTTGTTGGATGAGGTCAGCTCCAGCGTCGATCACGCGACGGATAGGTTGATGCAGGAGATTATCAAGGAGGAGTTTAGGACGTATACGATTGTGATGGTGTCGCATCGCCTAGACATGGTGATGGACTTCTTTGATGCGGTGATCGTCATGGATCAGGGGCGCGTCATGGAGACGGGCAGCCCCAAGGAGCTTGTTGAGACGGAGGGGAGTCGGTTCG GAGACAATATTAACACGGGAGGGGATCGATGCGGTACGCGGGGCCAGGCAAAGAATGAGCATCTTCTGTTCAGCATTTTACCCCAATTCCGTAGCAAACACTCGGGAGCAAACATCCTCTGTTTACCCGTCCAAATCCT TCCCACAAGTCATATCGATGAATGGGCATCTTCTGTTCACTT CTTGACCTTTATCATCCTCTCACTACGAATCGATTCCA CCCTCGGAGATGATTTCCAGTTAAACATACGCGTCGACCCAGAGAAGCCAGAATTCCACCACGAAATTGTGGAGGGAAGTTCCGCAATCACCGCAATTGCAGCACATCGTTCCTGCTACACCAAAGAACTGGTGAATGCTTTAAGAACCGATAATCGCAGAAACCTCTTGACCAAAATCGACGTCCATGTGCAGGGTGGAGTCGGGAGGGACCATTATGGCCATATGGTGAAGTCTCTACTGGGGACAATGGGACCCAATACAGACAGCATCAAAGAATGCTATTTCAAGAGAACCAACGTCAACATCCACCTCATACGACCCAACGGAGAGGAACGAATTCGGTTGAATCCTGCTGAAACACTGGCTACATCCACCCAATGGATGGAAAATTTCAGCTTCATTCCCGAATCCGTTGACAAACGCGTACATAAGGTCTTCATACCAGGTGCGGTCGTCATTTCTACAGAATTTGAAGAGAAGGTCTTTGATTACATACTCAAGACTGCTGCACGCGAGCGTATGAAGGTCTGCTTGGGCAAGGTGCCTTCCTATGGTATTACCGAGGACCAGTTGAAACTCATAAATTATCTTGTGGTTACTGAGGAGGAACTTCAGATTTTCCCTCAATGCAGCCAGTTGGAAAAAATGTTTGAGAGGGGTGTAGAATTGGTTGGGTTGGGTGTAGAGCATGTGATTATAACCAAAGGACACACGAAAGCTACCTACTTCTGGAAGGGGGGGTCGAGTGCATACCTTTGTGATTTCAAGGAGAATCATCGCAAAGGCAATTATAATGCCATCGAAAG GCGACAAGGGACACATTCACGGCGACATTCGCAGCGGGTATTACTGAGCATCGAGCTGGAAACAAAGGGGCTGTGGATTCAGATTTTTTGG GATATCATTCCATGGTCTGAGGAGATCGAGGCGTTTTCGTAG